In the genome of Streptomyces racemochromogenes, one region contains:
- a CDS encoding nucleotide pyrophosphohydrolase has product MYQLQRRLAAFAAARDWAPYHTPKNLAVALSVEAAELVEIFQWLTPEQSAAVMEKPESAHRVADEVADVMAYLLQFCEVVGVDVLDALAAKIERNEHRFPVTGTSTPDRHSSE; this is encoded by the coding sequence CTGGCCGCCTTCGCGGCCGCCCGGGACTGGGCCCCGTACCACACGCCCAAGAACCTGGCCGTGGCCCTGAGCGTCGAGGCCGCCGAACTGGTCGAGATCTTCCAATGGCTGACCCCCGAACAGTCGGCGGCGGTCATGGAAAAGCCCGAAAGCGCACACAGAGTGGCCGACGAGGTCGCCGACGTGATGGCGTACCTGCTGCAGTTCTGTGAGGTTGTCGGGGTTGATGTGCTGGATGCGCTGGCCGCGAAGATCGAGAGAAACGAGCACCGCTTCCCGGTAACCGGTACTTCGACACCAGATCGTCACTCTTCGGAGTGA
- a CDS encoding DUF6099 family protein, which translates to MDAVRLIAAGRHALARSGEAWGIVGEAWQAQALAQGVGSWLAVTGPPELRAEARGLGEAGGRGCGVIDRAALRGEGRPPEQPPRAAQLTGTADIRQALLGLQELLGEVGIALVGVACATDDEGLYWQCIESIDAADESSDRVRTLLRRMAAVPQRGSASGVS; encoded by the coding sequence ATGGATGCGGTACGGCTCATCGCGGCCGGCCGGCACGCGCTGGCACGGAGCGGGGAGGCATGGGGCATCGTGGGCGAGGCCTGGCAGGCCCAGGCGCTCGCCCAGGGCGTGGGGAGCTGGCTGGCGGTCACCGGGCCGCCCGAGCTCAGAGCGGAGGCGCGGGGACTGGGGGAAGCCGGCGGCAGAGGGTGCGGGGTCATCGACCGGGCGGCCCTGAGGGGCGAGGGAAGACCGCCCGAACAGCCGCCGAGGGCGGCGCAGCTCACGGGGACGGCCGACATACGGCAGGCGTTGCTCGGGCTCCAGGAGCTGCTCGGCGAGGTCGGCATAGCCCTCGTCGGGGTGGCCTGCGCGACGGACGACGAAGGCCTGTACTGGCAGTGCATAGAGTCGATCGACGCGGCGGACGAGTCGAGCGACCGGGTGCGGACACTGCTGCGCCGGATGGCGGCCGTGCCCCAGCGGGGCTCGGCGTCGGGCGTGAGCTGA